Proteins from one Gossypium raimondii isolate GPD5lz chromosome 8, ASM2569854v1, whole genome shotgun sequence genomic window:
- the LOC105793120 gene encoding uncharacterized protein LOC105793120, which produces MKIALLAKNKLGFVAGTCFKESLPDELGYQWERCNAIVSSWILNTVSSEFSAGIVFASSATAVWKDFREYFHKDECDTLVPFSSCGCDQSRQNVEHALQQCLFQFLMGLSESYNAVHNQILLMNPLPTVNQAYSMLTQEESQKQHSSSVVGLDLVSLHSTHVVQKKRFNGTCDHFKIKEHKRENCYRIIGYPADFKFTKKKTNNVLGFVVNNASINDSTSNGEVVRDVGIVIGPQALDLLSGKMRGIGRKQCGLYIVQPSQQTNMAINPPITSLSANVEPSFLWHARLGNASVSRLNKPLFQMDVYNAFLQCDLHEEVYMDIPEGFRKQREHKNFKMKDLGALNFFLGIEVIRSSKGIVLSQMKYVLELIADVGLGKAKPASTPLEQNQKLTLTEYDETIQPTVNDDELVSDIAIYQ; this is translated from the exons ATGAAGATTGCACTATTAGCCAAAAACAAATTAGGTTTTGTGGCTGGTACTTGTTTTAAAGAGTCGTTACCAGATGAGTTGGGATATCAATGGGAGCGGTGTAATGCTATTGTATCATCTTGGATTCTAAATACAGTTAGCAGTGAGTTCTCAGCCGGAATCGTTTTTGCCTCTAGCGCAACAGCTGTATGGAAAGATTTTAGGGAATATTTTCATAAG GATGAATGCGATACTCTTGTACCTTTTTCTTCATGTGGTTGTGATCAGTCAAGGCAGAATGTTGAACATGCGTTGCAACAGTgcctatttcaatttttgatggGGTTGAGTGAGTCGTATAATGCAGTGCACAATCAAATATTGTTGATGAACCCATTACCAACTGTAAATCAAGCTTACTCCATGCTTACACAAGAGGAATCTCAGAAGCAGCATAGTTCGAGTGTTGTAGGTTTAGATCTAGTTTCTTTACACTCAACGCATGTTGTTCAAAAGAAGCGGTTTAATGGAACGTGTGATCATTTCAAGATTAAAGAGCATAAAAGAGAGAATTGTTATAGGATAATTGGCTACCCGGCTGATTTTAAGTTCACTAAGAAGAAGACAAATAATGTTTTAGGGTTTGTGGTGAACAATGCTTCAATTAATGATTCTACTAGTAATGGTGAAGTGGTTCGTGATGTTGGTATTGTGATTGGTCCACAAGCGCTT GACCTCTTAAGTGGAAAGATGAGGGGGATTGGTAGGAAGCAATGTGGTCTTTATATCGTGCAACCCTCTCAACAGACTAACATGGCTATAAATCCACCTATTACATCTCTTTCAGCAAATGTTGAACCATCTTTCCTTTGGCATGCTAGACTTGGAAATGCTTCTGTTTCAAGATTAAATAAG CCTCTTTTCCAAATGGATGTCTACAATGCTTTCTTGCAATGTGATCTGCATGAGGAGGTTTATATGGATATCCCAGAAGGTTTTCGCAAACAGAGGGAGCACAAG AACTTTAAGATGAAGGACTTGGGTGcactaaatttttttcttggtaTAGAGGTTATAAGGTCAAGTAAAGGTATTGTGTTAAGCCAAATGAAGTATGTGTTGGAGTTGATAGCCGATGTTGGGTTAGGAAAAGCAAAACCAGCAAGTACACCTCttgaacaaaatcaaaaacttaCTTTAACTGAATATGACGAAACTATACAACCAACTGTCAATGATGATGAGCTAGTTTCAGATATTGCAATATATCAATGA